CACCTCCCGGTCACTGACGGAAGCTCTCCCCATGAGTTATCCACAGCGTCATCCACACCTGAGGAAAAGACAGAAGATCTGTGGATAACTCTGTGGAGAGTTGACGCCGGTGTGATCAGGTGAGTTCCGCCGTACGGAGCATGATCAGTCCCGCTGCCAGCAGGAACACCACCGCACAGGTGCCCCACTGGACGAGTGCGCGATGCTTCGCGGCGGTCGGCGCGAGCATGCCCAGCCCGACCAGCGCGCCGGTGACCAGACCGCCGACGTGGGCCTGCCAGGACACGCGCAGGTATCCGCCGAACGGCACGAAGGTCAGCACCAGCATCAGCACGACCATGATGATCAGCGGCCGCATCTCGTACCGCAGCCGCCGCGCCAGCACCACGGTCGCGCCGAGCAGCCCGAAGATCGCCCCCGACGCGCCCACGGTCGGGGTGTTCGGCGCGGTCAGGAGATAGACCAGAGCGCTCGCGCCCAGGCCCGAGAGCAGGTAGACCGCGAGGTACCGGGTCCGGCCGAGGGCAGCTTCCAGCGGGCCGCCGATCACCCACAGCGCGATCATGTTGCTGATGATGTGCCACCACTCGACGTGCAGGAACACCGAGGTCAGCAGTCGGTCGTACTCGCCGGCGGCGACGCCGTGGACGGGGCCGCCGAGGTAGTCGACGTACTGGCCGAGCAGCTGGAGCCGCACCACCAGCGCGGGGGCCAGGAGGCCGAGGAAGAAGACCGCGACGTTGATCCCGATGAGGATCCTGGTGACCAGGTGGGGGTCCTCGGCGACGACCCCGCCCGCGATGGTGCGAGGCGCGTTGGCGGTGGGCCGGTGTCCGGTCCCGGAGCCCTCGCGGACGCACTCGGGGCACTGGAAGCCCACCGCCGCACTGATCATGCACTCGGGGCAGATGGGGCGCTCGCAGCGCGTGCAGCTGATCCCCGTGTCGCGGTCCGGGTGGCGGTAGCAGCCGGGCAGACGGTCGGTGTCCATCGGTCCCCTCGGTCGGCGGCGGCAGGGGGTGCGCCCCGCCGGTGCGGTACGTATCCAGTACGGACGGACGGGGCGGAAAGGTTCCCGGGCGGAGCGGGGAGCGGTGCGGTGCGGTGTGCTGTGGTGTGGTGCGGTCCGTCAGCGCTTCTCGACGACGAC
This DNA window, taken from Streptomyces sp. TN58, encodes the following:
- a CDS encoding rhomboid family intramembrane serine protease, producing the protein MDTDRLPGCYRHPDRDTGISCTRCERPICPECMISAAVGFQCPECVREGSGTGHRPTANAPRTIAGGVVAEDPHLVTRILIGINVAVFFLGLLAPALVVRLQLLGQYVDYLGGPVHGVAAGEYDRLLTSVFLHVEWWHIISNMIALWVIGGPLEAALGRTRYLAVYLLSGLGASALVYLLTAPNTPTVGASGAIFGLLGATVVLARRLRYEMRPLIIMVVLMLVLTFVPFGGYLRVSWQAHVGGLVTGALVGLGMLAPTAAKHRALVQWGTCAVVFLLAAGLIMLRTAELT